The Corylus avellana chromosome ca8, CavTom2PMs-1.0 genome has a segment encoding these proteins:
- the LOC132190893 gene encoding protein FAR1-RELATED SEQUENCE 5-like produces the protein MTDIIPTENAGISKMSINVEELAKSSCCDDFIEDEHVDKEMIKDQNDFKQPIASFASYNGPKEPCLDMEFDELEDAHACYNAYARRNGFSIRTSHSRLAKDKSVIGIEYVCSRDGFRHKSYQEKTYKNPKPAETRIGCKAIMGLKKVGLKWIVCKFKTEHNHDLLSPRSTSLLRGHRVVTSAQKSLIDTLNKSGVPPRKIMSVLSEKSGGDYNVGCIAKDVQNYLGNRRRFLFGEGDAQKMYNYFLERQSKNPGFVYAIQVDENGYMGNCFWADARSRVAYQYFGDVVTFDATYLTNCYKMPFVPFTGVNHHHQSVMFGCALLVNEMVESYMWLLKTWLEAMLGRAPSTIITDDDKVMSKAIAEVLPNTTHRLCLWHVLQKVPEHLAYIYNKYPSFQIDFRHCIHNTITIEEFEMEWSEIVGKYELGENDWLKKLYMRREKWMPAYLRTTFCAGMSTTQRSESMNKFFKDYVRSSTMVSDFVYQYEKALDARYFKEKERDVKTKTSKPIIKTCYKMEVEAAKVYTRESFLMFQEELFNSQNYHSSKHREEGGVKIYRVALHGRESPFYEVAFEVLEKKATCTCHKFEFVGILCRHILQIFLKKSLVDTIPQHYVLERWTINAKSRIIHGISSDDIQVETQNSSNLMRNSLMLQFYEVVEVGCQSKRKYDHFSISLQKLHHEILTMDDDCHKDINDANVGSAEGPVLNSQVLSNLAFTLQDPPHVSCRGKPKSLRQKNPKENQAIKKRTCSICKKTGHVRTKCPSHKQARDISNTNLRPTNLGLIDQQSLVKCSLPTMEYPFTTTFDMSQDHVCSSTIVDIGADNINAYGTH, from the exons ATGACAGATATAATCCCTACAGAAAACGCTGG GATCTCTAAGATGAGTATTAATGTTGAAGAACTTGCTAAAAGTTCATGTTGTGATGATTTTATTGAAGATGAGCATGTTGacaaagaaatgataaaagatcaaaatgattTTAAGCAACCAATTGCGAGCTTTGCCTCATATAATGGTCCTAAGGAACCATGTCTTGATATGGAATTTGATGAATTAGAAGATGCTCATGCATGTTATAATGCTTATGCAAGGCGAAATGGTTTTAGCATTCGAACAAGTCATTCTCGACTAGCGAAGGATAAGTCAGTAATTGGGATAGAATATGTTTGTTCAAGGGACGGATTTCGTCATAAAAGTTATCAAGAGAAAACCTATAAAAACCCGAAACCTGCAGAAACAAGGATAGGATGTAAAGCAATTATGGGTTTAAAGAAAGTGGGATTAAAATGGATTGTATGTAAGTTCAAAACTGAACATAATCATGATCTCCTTAGTCCTAGAAGTACAAGTTTGCTTCGTGGACATAGAGTGGTAACAAGTGCCCAAAAAAGTCTTATAGACACACTCAATAAATCTGGTGTACCTCCAAGGAAGATAATGTCGGTGTTGAGTGAAAAATCTGGTGGTGACTATAATGTTGGTTGTATTGCTaaagatgttcaaaattatTTGGGAAATAGAAGAAGATTTCTTTTTGGAGAGGGAGATGCAcaaaaaatgtacaattattttctCGAGAGACAAAGCAAAAATCCAGGTTTTGTTTACGCAATCCAAGTGGATGAAAATGGATACATGGGCAATTGCTTTTGGGCAGATGCTAGATCACGAGTTGCATACCAATATTTTGGAGATGTTGTTACTTTTGATGCTACCTATTTGACAAATTGTTATAAGATGCCTTTTGTTCCTTTTACTGGAGTTAACCATCATCACCAATCTGTGATGTTTGGATGTGCTTTGCTTGtaaatgaaatggttgaatCTTATATGTGGTTGTTGAAAACATGGCTTGAAGCAATGCTTGGACGTGCTCCTTCTACGATTATCACTGATGATGACAAGGTTATGAGTAAGGCAATTGCAGAGGTACTACCAAATACCACTCATAGATTGTGTTTATGGCATGTTTTACAAAAGGTTCCAGAACatttagcttatatatataataaatatccaTCATTTCAAATAGACTTTCGACATTGTATTCATAATACAATCacaattgaagaatttgagatGGAATGGAGTGAAATTGTTGGCAAGTATGAATTGGGAGAGAATGATTGGTTGAAAAAACTTTATATGCGGCGTGAAAAATGGATGCCGGCTTACTTGCGAACCACATTTTGCGCTGGCATGTCTACAACTCAACGAAGTGAGAGTATGAATAAGTTTTTTAAGGATTATGTTCGTTCGAGCACAATGGTGAGTGACTTTGTATATCAATATGAGAAGGCCTTGGATGCACGTtattttaaagagaaagaaagagatgtcAAGACAAAAACTTCGAAACCGATTATAAAAACATGTTACAAGATGGAAGTAGAGGCGGCAAAGGTTTACACAAGAGAGTCTTTTTTGATGTTTCAAGAAGAGTTATTTAATAGTCAAAATTACCACTCATCCAAACATCGGGAAGAAGGAGGGGTGAAGATATATAGGGTGGCCCTTCATGGGAGAGAAAGTCCATTTTATGAAGTTGCATTTGAAGTCCTTGAGAAGAAAGCTACTTGTACATGTCACAAGTTTGAATTTGTTGGAATTCTATGTAGGCAcatccttcaaatttttttgaagaaatcttTGGTGGACACTATTCCTCAACATTATGTCTTAGAGAGATGGACGATCAATGCCAAGAGTCGCATTATACATGGCATTTCTAGTGATGATATACAAGTAGAAACACAAAATTCTTCCAACTTGATGAGAAATAGCTTAATGTTGCAATTTTATGAAGTTGTAGAAGTGGGTTgccaatcaaaaagaaaatatgatcattttagCATTAGTTTACAAAAGCTTCATCATGAGATTCTGACAATGGATGATGATTGTCATAAAGATATAAATGATGCTAATGTAGGAAGTGCCGAGGGTCCCGTGTTGAACAGCCAAGTACTATCAAACCTTGCATTCACTTTGCAAGATCCTCCACATGTTAGTTGTAGAGGAAAACCCAAATCTTTGagacaaaaaaatccaaaagaaaatcaagcaatcaagaAAAGGACATGTTCCATTTGCAAGAAGACGGGGCATGTGAGAACCAAGTGCCCTTCACATAAGCAAGCAAG ggatatttcaaatacaaatttGAGGCCAACTAACTTGGGGTTGATAGATCAGCAAAGTTTAGTAaag TGCTCTTTGCCAACTATGGAGTATCCCTTTACTACGACATTTGACATGTCCCAAGATCATGTATGTTCATCTACTATAGTTGATATTGGTGCAGATAACATCAACGCCTATGGAACTCATTGA